One window from the genome of Cryptomeria japonica chromosome 6, Sugi_1.0, whole genome shotgun sequence encodes:
- the LOC131037722 gene encoding 7-ethoxycoumarin O-deethylase-like, which translates to MEEQWLIWLSALLSSVLAYFLLDLIGRRMKKRRENLPPGPPAWPFVGNLLQMGRKPNESLWALSQKYGPLMTLSLGMKTAVVVSSSEMAKEIFKTHDQNFAGRTLMESMKVLSHHESSIAFAQYGDYWRKLRRIATTELFTPTRLHALQYLRRDQVSQTIRMVFKQSGKSLKIAHLMFYVGFNLMSNGIFSKNLFDPNNPESGELRNTLMKRYLDPQSVCRDLAIHEKRLHNYLDVVIQDPLEARRRGVDLPKEKDFLDILLDSTAHDFTLENIRALVIELLSAGSDTTSTTVEWAMVELIANPHVMKQAQKELEEIIGLN; encoded by the exons ATGGAAGAGCAATGGCTGATTTGGCTTTCTGCGCTTCTAAGCAGTGTGCTAGCATATTTCTTATTAGATCTAATcgggagaagaatgaagaaaagaagagaaaatctTCCTCCTGGACCTCCTGCCTGGCCATTCGTGGGAAACCTTCTCCAGATGGGGAGAAAACCGAATGAATCTTTGTGGGCTCTTTCTCAGAAATACGGCCCTCTCATGACTCTCTCTCTCGGCATGAAAACTGCTGTGGTGGTTTCCTCCTCTGAAATGGCAAAGGAGATCTTCAAAACCCATGACCAAAACTTTGCAGGACGGACTCTGATGGAATCAATGAAAGTTCTTTCTCACCACGAATCTTCAATCGCTTTTGCTCAGTATGGAGATTACTGGAGGAAATTGAGGCGAATTGCCACCACAGAGCTCTTCACTCCCACCAGACTCCACGCCCTGCAATATCTGAGAAGAGATCAAGTCTCTCAGACAATTCGAATGGTTTTCAAGCAGAGTGGAAAAAGTTTGAAAATTGCACATTTGATGTTCTACGTGGGTTTCAATCTCATGAGCAACGGCATCTTCAGTAAGAATTTGTTCGATCCCAACAATCCAGAGTCTGGAGAATTGAGGAACACTTTAATGAAACG GTACCTGGATCCGCAGAGCGTGTGCCGTGATCTGGCTATCCATGAAAAGCGATTACATAACTACTTAGATGTAGTCATACAAGATCCGCTAGAGGCGAGGAGGAGGGGCGTGGATCTTCCCAAGGAAAAGGACTTTCTCGACATTCTGCTCGATTCGACAGCCCATGATTTCACTCTGGAAAATATCAGGGCTTTAGTTATT GAACTTTTGTCTGCTGGTAGTGACACTACTAGTACAACAGTAGAATGGGCTATGGTGGAACTCATTGCTAATCCTCATGTAATGAAGCAAGCACAAAAAGAATTAGAAGAGATAATTGGTCTCAATTGA